In Oenanthe melanoleuca isolate GR-GAL-2019-014 chromosome 9, OMel1.0, whole genome shotgun sequence, the following are encoded in one genomic region:
- the NEU4 gene encoding sialidase-4, producing MGSRHFPARTVLFEKESNGVTYRVPALLYLPCVAKLLAFAEERLSADDAHANLLVLRRGTIYGSYVEWEDMRVLETATLQHHRSMNPCPLYDEFTGTLFLFFITVLGRTPEAYQIVTGQNVTRLCCVTSADQGLSWSTATDLTQEVIGATIKDWATFALGPGHGIQLRSGRLLVPAYSYHIDCKECFGQLCKTTPHSFAFYSDDHGRGWRFGEFIPNLQTGECQLVSVDEEDGSNVLYCNARSPLGFRVQALSTDDGAVFHGGQLVQRLVEPPHGCHGSVIGFPAPLVYVPSASRGTRTPLQGSARPLLPGALRGLRHLPARQAGGAGLLTGSHHQPDEPSEHHNDAHSVTLLQGHSAASPSPTPFFQPPTWILYSHPTSSMSRVNMGVHLSTFPRDAESWTEPWVIYEGPSAYSDLAYLELSPGEAPVAGGTAIAFGCLYENGTRSPYEQISFSMFTLHDVLQNIPLTATAPCHRAKRRRRSCLVS from the exons atggGCTCCCGGCACTTCCCGGCCCGGACCGTGCTCTTTGAGAAGGAATCCAACGGTGTCACCTACCGTGTGCCCGCCCTGCTCTACCTGCCCTGCGTGGCCAAGCTGCTGGCGTTCGCCGAGGAGCGCCTCAGCGCCGACGATGCCCACGCCAACCTGCTGGTGCTGCGCCGCGGCACCATCTACGGCAGCTACGTGGAg tgggaAGACATGCGTGTGCTGGAGACGGCAACGCTGCAGCACCACCGGTCGATGAACCCCTGCCCACTCTACGATGAGTTCACAGGCaccctcttcctcttcttcatcaCCGTGCTGGGCAGGACGCCTGAAGCCTACCAGATTGTCACCGGCCAAAACGTCACCCGCCTCTGCTGTGTCACCAGTGCTGACCAGGGcctgagctggagcacagccacagaccTGACACAGGAGGTCATTGGTGCGACCATCAAAG ACTGGGCGACGTTCGCGCTGGGCCCCGGGCACGGGATCCAGCTGCGCTCGGGCCGGCTGCTGGTGCCCGCCTACAGCTACCACATCGACTGCAAGGAGTGCTTCGGGCAGCTCTGCAAGACCACCCCGCACTCCTTCGCCTTCTACAGCGACGACCACGGCCGCGGCTGGCGCTTCGGGGAGTTCATCCCCAACCTGCAGACGGGCGAGTGCCAGCTGGTGTCCGTGGACGAGGAGGACGGATCCAACGTGCTCTACTGCAACGCCCGCAGCCCCTTGGGCTTCAGGGTCCAGGCGCTCAGCACGGATGACGGGGCCGTGTTCCACGGGGGGCAGCTGGTGCAGCGGCTGGTGGAGCCCCCCCACGGCTGCCACGGCAGCGTCATTGGCTTCCCCGCGCCACTCGTGTACGTCCCCAGCGCCTCCCGGGGCACCAGGACACCCCTCCAGGGCTCAGCCCGCCCGCTGCTCCCCGGGGCGCTCCGGGGGCTCAGGCACCTGCCCGCCCggcaggcaggaggtgctgggctgcTCACTGGCAGCCACCATCAGCCAGACGAGCCCAGTGAGCATCACAATGATGCCCACAGTGTCACCTTGCTCCAGGGGCACtctgcagcatcccccagccccactccttTCTTCCAGCCACCAACATGGATCCTCTACTCGCACCCCACCAGCTCCATGTCGCGGGTCAACATGGGGGTTCACCTGAGCACCTTCCCCAGGGACGCAGAGAGCTGGACGGAGCCCTGGGTCATCTACGAGGGCCCGAGCGCCTACTCGGACCTGGCGTACCTGGAGCTGTCCCCCGGGGAGGCGCCGGTGGCCGGGGGCACGGCCATCGCCTTCGGCTGCCTCTACGAGAACGGCACACGCTCCCCCTACGAGCAGATCTCCTTCAGCATGTTCACGCTGCACGACGTGCTGCAGAACATCCCCCTGACGGCCACTGCTCCCTGCCACCGGGccaagaggaggagaaggagctgcctCGTGTCCTGA
- the TM4SF19 gene encoding transmembrane 4 L6 family member 19 codes for MCVGKCSRIVGPCLLVLGTLSTAASILLLFPGGSSKYLQEGHISSHAKAVPGVWGGGIAVLLAATHITALGWQRSGCGTRHHAFISVVLSKLALLGAAACFVLSGVGLTNGPLCFYNTSQLGLRHGALWGYPFLDAIDQGPHARADSYLYNQRTWSICLEPEGIVSWHVVLFSLLLLLSVAEMVLALLQILNGCLGCLCGFCEGK; via the exons ATGTGCGTGGGGAAGTGCAGCCGGATCGTGGGGCCCtgcctgctggtgctgggcactCTCTCCACGGCAgccagcatcctgctgctgttccctggtgGAAGCTCCAAGTACCTGCAGGAGGGGCACATCAGCAGCCACGCCAAGGCTGTGCCCGGCGTCTGGGGCGGCGGCATCGCC gtgctgctggcagcgACCCACatcacagctctggggtggcaGCGCTCCGGCTGCGGCACCCGCCACCAC GCGTTCATCTCCGTGGTGCTGTCCaagctggctctgctgggcgCTGCTGCCTGCTTTGTGCTCTCTGGGGTGGGACTGACCAACGGCCCCCTCTGCTTCTACAACACCTCCCAGCTGGGCCTCAGGCACGGAGCCCTCTGGGGATACCCCTTCCTGGATGCCATTGACCAGGGGCCTCATGCCAG GGCTGACAGCTACCTGTACAATCAGAGAACCTGGAGCATCTGCCTGGAGCCCGAGGGCATCGTGAGCTGGCACGTGGTGCtgttctccctgctgctgctcctcagcgTGGCTGAGAtggtgctggccctgctccagaTCCTCAATGGCTGCCTTGGCTGCCTCTGTGGCTTCTGTGAGGGCAAGTAG
- the UBXN7 gene encoding UBX domain-containing protein 7 yields MAAPGGSAGAAALRALVQQFTAITGASESVGKHMLEACNNNLEMAVTMFLDGGGIAEEPSTSSAAVSAVRPHPEDEVRAPIPQKQEILVEPEPLFGAPKRRRPARSIFDGFRDFQTETIRQEQELRNGGAVDKKLTTLADLFRPPIDLMHKGSFETAKECGQMQNKWLMINIQNVQDFACQCLNRDVWSNEAVKNIIRDHFIFWQVYHDSEEGQRYIQFYKLADFPYVSILDPRTGQKLVEWHQLDVTSFLDQVTGFLSEHGQLDGHSSSPPQKCSRSESLIDASEDSQLEAAIRASLQETHFDSSQAKQESRSDEESESELFSGSEEFISVCGSEEEEESEIPAKLRKSPHKDLGYKKEESRRPQPEPSARTEPGTASNHRVLPCLDAGALEESPDKPESAFRGLDVNGPKAQLMLRYPDGKREQVSLPEQAKLLALVKHVQSKGYPNERFELLTNFPRRKLSHLDYEITLQEAGLCPQETVFVQERN; encoded by the exons ATGGCGGCGCCCGGGGGCTCGGCGGGCGCCGCGGCGCTGAGGGCGCTGGTCCAGCAGTTCACCGCCATCACCG GTGCCAGTGAAAGCGTGGGGAAGCACATGCTGGAAGCATGCAACAACAACCTGGAGATGGCTGTCACCATGTTCCTGGATGGAGGAGGGATAGCAGAggagcccagcaccagctctgcagccgTGTCTGCGGTGCGCCCGCACCCTGA GGATGAAGTACGAGCTCCAATTCCTCAAAAGCAGGAAATCTTAGTAGAGCCTGAGCCCTTGTTTGGAG cTCCTAAAAGACGCAGACCTGCTCGCTCAATATTCGACGGTTTTCGGGATTTTCAGACAGAGACCA TccggcaggagcaggagctccgGAACGGAGGGGCAGTGGACAAGAAGCTGACAACACTGGCAGATCTCTTCAGACCTCCCATTGACCTGATGCACAAAGGCAGCTTTGAAACG GCCAAGGAGTGTGGTCAGATGCAGAACAAGTGGCTCATGATAAACATTCAGAACGTGCAAGATTTTGCCTGCCAGTGCCTCAACCGTGATGTCTGGAGCAATGAGGCTGTGAAGAACATCATCAGGGACCACTTCATTTTTTGGCAG GTGTACCATGACAGCGAGGAGGGACAGCGGTACATACAGTTCTATAAACTAGCAGACTTCCCTTATGTCTCCATCCTGGATCCCAGGACAG GCCAGAAGCTGGTGGAGTGGCACCAGTTAGATGTGACTTCTTTCCTGGACCAAGTGACCGGGTTCCTGAGCGAGCACGGCCAGCTGGACGGGCACTCCAGCAGCCCTCCCCAGAAGTGCTCCCGCTCA GAGAGTCTCATCGATGCCAGTGAGGACAGCCAGCTGGAAGCTGCCATCAGAGCCTCGCTGCAGGAGACACATTTTGATTCCTCCCAGGCCAAGCAGGAGAGCCGGTCGGACGAGGAGTCGGAGTCGGAGCTTTTTTCCGGAAGCGAAGAGTTCATTTCTGTTTGTggctctgaggaggaggaggagtcGGAGATCCCAGCCAAGCTGAGGAAGTCTCCACACAAGGACTTGGGGTACAAaaaggaggagagcaggaggccTCAGCCTGAGCCCTCTGCAAGGACTGAGCCTGGGACAGCCTCAAACCACAgagtgctgccctgcctggatGCAGGGGCACTGGAGGAGTCGCCGGACAAGCCCGAGAGCGCGTTCCGGGGCCTGGACGTCAATG GACCAAAGGCACAGCTGATGCTGAGGTATCCAGATGGAAAGAGGGAACAAGTTTCACTGCCTGAACAAGCTAAACTTCTG GCTCTTGTGAAGCACGTGCAGTCCAAAGGATACCCCAACGAGCGCTTTGAGCTGCTCACCAACTTCCCTCGGAGGAAACTCTCCCACCTGGACTATGAGATCACGTTACAGGAGGCAGGCCTGTGTCCTCAAGAGACTGTCTTTGTGCAGGAAAGGAATTAG
- the RNF168 gene encoding E3 ubiquitin-protein ligase RNF168, translated as MSKKSNAPLSLSDCLCQICMEIFVEPVTLPCSHTLCNYCFQMTVEKASLCCPFCRRRVSSWARYNTRRNTLVNWELWEKIQKSYPEECERRINGQDLDEEICPPKPRHQLSKPGELRQEYEAEISKVEAERRAHEQEENKASEEYIQRLLAEEEEEHRLAEERRKEMEKQLKQDEELAWQLSNSLNEDPEGHVPGSPSPAHSFSLQTSPLNLSKAKNKPSNSGDIQKYLSPKNYGMLGSASFSSTTGRGRNNSISVETNSNEGSSSALQDEQEEMPTLSPQLTNVNKESAAKDSFLESCMNYFSASASGETTTVKQEETPGPNGLEDGIPGALHGSTEGEGSRTVVLRSKGEDGGIESDHGSLTHVQRANLENSDDTCTSGQLGVHCGMSDSQTALRDLGKEPGHADEHTPERPKSSKETPKRKLLEAPADAMIDLGMFDKRRRTSSESVEDQGEQMSEFNLQTQRAFEQEFYERRRQEEQDRLLALQLQKELDKEERTLNRQKGSPDEYLLRTKPPRSLKDSSARKATSKVAKDSKGSKTQAETNHHKTRKGSCNENWQSPAKVRVKSPSIKEGKVLNCVVNTSDTSDICSLPKNKQKTILQMFKSPVAE; from the exons ATGTCGAAGAAATCCAATGCCCCGCTCTCCTTGTCCGACTGCCTGTGCCAAATTTGCATGGAGATCTTTGTGGAGCCTGTCACGCTGCCCTGCAGCCATACCCTCTGCAATTACTGCTTCCAGATGACGGTGGAAAAGGCCAGTCTTTGCTGCCCCTTCTGTAGGCGTCGGGTCTCCTCCTGGGCACGGTACAATACCCGCAGGAATACTCTTGTCaactgggagctctgggagaagATTCAGAAGAGCTACCCGGAGGAATGCGAGCGGAGGATTAACGGACAGGATTTGGATGAGGAAA TCTGTCCCCCCAAGCCTCGGCACCAGCTCAGCAAGCCTGGGGAGCTGAGGCAGGAATATGAAGCAGAGATTAGTAAG GTGGAGGCAGAGAGGCGAGCGCACGAGCAGGAGGAGAACAAGGCGAGTGAGGAGTACATCCAGcggctgctggcagaggaggaggaggagcacaggctggcagaagagagaaggaaggagatggagaagcagctgaagcAAGATGAAGAGCTGGCCTGGCAGCTCAGTAACAGTCTG AACGAGGATCCCGAGGGACACGTGCCTGGCAGCCCATCACCAGCACACAGCTTCTCCCTTCAGACATCCCCACTGAACCTGAGCAAGGCAAAGAACAAACCAAGCAACTCTGGAGACATTCAGAA gTATCTATCTCCAAAGAATTATGGCATGTTGGGCTCAGCATCGTTCTCTAGTACCACAGGAAGAGGCAGGAACAACTCCATCTCTGTG GAGACCAACAGCAATGAAGGCAGCAGTTCTGCACTGCAGGATGAGCAAGAGGAAATGCCAACCCTGTCTCCACAGCTAACCAATGTAAATAAAGAATCTGCTGCTAAGGATTCATTTTTGGAATCGTGCATGAACTATTTCAGTGCCTCAGCTTCAGGTGAAACTACTACTGTCAAGCAGGAAGAAACACCAGGACCAAATGGTTTAGAAGATGGAATTCCAGGTGCACTTCATGGAAGCACAGAAGGGGAAGGCTCTAGGACAGTGGTTCTTAGATCCAAAGGAGAAGATGGTGGAATTGAGTCAGACCATGGCAGTTTAACACATGTCCAAAGGGCAAACCTTGAAAATTCTGATGACACTTGTACCTCTGGTCAGTTAGGAGTGCACTGTGGGATGTCTGACAGCCAGACTGCATTGCGAGATCTGGGGAAAGAGCCAGGACATGCAGATGAACACACACCAGAGAGGCCAAAGAGCTCTAAGGAGACTCCCAAAAGGAAGTTGCTGGAGGCCCCAGCTGATGCCATGATTGACTTGGGCATGTTTGATAAGAGGAGAAGAACCTCTTCAGAAAGTGTAGAAGACCAAGGAGAGCAGATGAGCGAGTTTAACTTGCAGACACAACGAGCCTTCGAGCAGGAGTTCTATGAGAGGcgcaggcaggaggagcaggacaggctgctggctctgcagctgcagaaggagctggacaAGGAGGAGAGGACACTCAACAGGCAGAAGGGCTCTCCAGACGAGTACCTGCTCCGCACCAAACCACCTCGCTCTCTGAAAGACTCCTCTGCCAGGAAGGCAACTTCCAAGGTGGCTAAAGACTCCAAGGGATCAAAAACACAGGCTGAAACCAATCACCACAAGACTAGGAAAGGTTCCTGCAATGAAAACTGGCAGTCCCCTGCCAAGGTCCGGGTGAAATCCCCCAGCATCAAGGAAGGAAAGGTTTTGAATTGCGTGGTTAATACCAGTGACACAAGTGATATTTGTTCACTGCCTAAGAACAAGCAAAAGACAATCCTGCAGATGTTTAAAAGCCCTGTTGCAGAGTAG